A single Clavibacter nebraskensis NCPPB 2581 DNA region contains:
- a CDS encoding cytochrome c biogenesis CcdA family protein: MDQIQGVLSGQLLVAVPLALLAGLVSFASPCVLPLVPGYLGYIGGMAEAKGGSATRRRLLVGTALFVLGFSAVFIVTTLVSATAGFWLLRWQDVITRILGVVLIVMGLVFTGRLGFLQRQVKSSWRPATGLAGAPLLGVVFGIGWAPCIGPTLAVVISMSLTSADAGRGVLLGVAYCIGLGVPFLLVALGLGWMTRTVGFLRRHIRTVNLVGGALLVVTGVLMVSGLWSAWMLQLQGVIATYVPAI; the protein is encoded by the coding sequence GTTGCGGTGCCGCTCGCGCTGCTCGCGGGCCTGGTCTCGTTCGCGTCGCCCTGCGTGCTGCCGCTCGTGCCTGGCTACCTCGGGTACATCGGCGGCATGGCCGAGGCGAAGGGCGGATCCGCGACGCGTCGCCGCCTGCTCGTCGGCACGGCGCTGTTCGTGCTCGGCTTCTCCGCGGTCTTCATCGTCACGACGCTCGTCTCCGCGACGGCCGGATTCTGGCTCCTGCGCTGGCAGGACGTCATCACGCGCATCCTCGGCGTCGTCCTCATCGTGATGGGGCTCGTCTTCACCGGCCGGCTCGGATTCCTGCAGCGGCAGGTGAAGAGCTCCTGGCGCCCGGCGACCGGGCTCGCCGGGGCGCCGCTCCTCGGGGTCGTGTTCGGCATCGGCTGGGCGCCCTGCATCGGCCCGACCCTCGCCGTCGTCATCTCCATGAGCCTCACCTCGGCCGACGCGGGTCGCGGCGTGCTGCTTGGGGTCGCCTACTGCATCGGGCTCGGCGTGCCGTTCCTCCTCGTGGCCCTCGGGCTCGGCTGGATGACGCGCACCGTCGGGTTCCTCCGCCGACACATCCGCACCGTCAACCTCGTCGGGGGAGCGCTGCTGGTCGTCACCGGCGTGCTCATGGTCTCCGGCCTCTGGTCGGCGTGGATGCTCCAGCTCCAGGGGGTGATCGCCACGTATGTCCCGGCCATCTGA
- the resB gene encoding cytochrome c biogenesis protein ResB, with the protein MSRPSDHVDSPRQAPREGASITQPKLGFLGTLRWFWRQLTSMRTALFLLLLLAFAAIPGSLVPQRSSDPNGVTQFRADNPDLYPVLDKLQVFDTYSSVWFSSIYLLLFISLIGCVVPRAKHHFDALRQAPPKTPARLSRLAGFTTRTTTADPVDAIRQARALLKRQRYRTVLVDDASAAGGVLSVSAERGYLRETGNLVFHSALVGILITVGIGGGFGYSGQKVLVEGQSFVNTLSTFDSFNPGRFFDDSSLTPYRVKLNALHVQYEQENPNAIGQPLDFTADVTADVPGGQPQDREVKVNDPLAIGGTDMYLLGNGYAPHVTVRDPEGTVVYSADVPFLPQDAKLTSLGVVKVPDGLREQVGMLGFFYPTQGAEKAPFFSSYPDLDNPLLTLNVYTGDLGIDGGVPTSVYTLDTGNLTQLTGGKTGVQSIELAPGQTTDLPDGLGSVSLDSVPRFVSFDVHHDPTQRWVLLFAILVLGGLLTSLFVPRRRVWVKAVPQADGSTTLEYAGLARGEDPTLEAAVAALADKHVAGLPPAAVSDAEVRLHS; encoded by the coding sequence ATGTCCCGGCCATCTGACCACGTCGACTCCCCGCGGCAGGCGCCGCGCGAGGGGGCGTCCATCACGCAGCCCAAGCTCGGGTTCCTCGGCACCCTGCGCTGGTTCTGGCGGCAGCTCACGAGCATGCGCACGGCGCTGTTCCTGCTGCTGCTGCTGGCGTTCGCGGCTATCCCCGGATCCCTGGTGCCGCAGCGCAGCTCCGATCCGAACGGCGTCACGCAGTTCCGCGCCGACAACCCCGACCTGTACCCGGTCCTCGACAAGCTGCAGGTCTTCGACACTTACAGCTCGGTGTGGTTCTCCTCCATCTACCTGCTGCTGTTCATCAGCCTCATCGGCTGCGTCGTGCCGCGCGCCAAGCACCACTTCGACGCGCTCCGCCAGGCGCCGCCCAAGACGCCCGCGCGGCTCTCGCGCCTCGCCGGGTTCACGACGCGCACCACGACGGCGGATCCGGTCGACGCCATCCGGCAGGCCCGCGCGCTGCTCAAGCGCCAGCGGTACCGGACCGTCCTCGTCGACGACGCGTCGGCCGCGGGCGGCGTGCTCTCGGTCTCGGCCGAGCGGGGCTACCTGCGCGAGACCGGCAACCTCGTCTTCCACTCCGCGCTCGTGGGGATCCTCATCACGGTCGGCATCGGCGGCGGCTTCGGCTACTCCGGGCAGAAGGTGCTCGTCGAGGGGCAGTCATTCGTCAACACGCTGTCGACCTTCGACTCGTTCAACCCCGGCCGGTTCTTCGACGACTCCTCCCTCACCCCGTACCGGGTGAAGCTGAACGCGCTGCACGTGCAGTACGAGCAGGAGAACCCGAACGCCATCGGCCAGCCGCTCGACTTCACGGCCGACGTGACGGCCGACGTGCCGGGCGGCCAGCCGCAGGACCGCGAGGTCAAGGTGAACGACCCGCTCGCCATCGGCGGCACCGACATGTACCTGCTCGGCAACGGCTACGCGCCGCACGTGACGGTGCGGGATCCCGAGGGCACCGTGGTGTACAGCGCCGACGTGCCGTTCCTCCCGCAGGACGCGAAGCTCACGTCGCTCGGCGTCGTCAAGGTGCCGGACGGGCTGCGCGAGCAGGTCGGCATGCTCGGCTTCTTCTACCCGACGCAGGGCGCGGAGAAGGCGCCGTTCTTCTCCTCCTACCCGGACCTCGACAACCCGCTGCTGACGCTCAACGTCTACACGGGCGACCTCGGGATCGACGGCGGTGTGCCCACGTCGGTCTACACGCTCGACACGGGGAACCTGACGCAGCTCACGGGCGGCAAGACCGGCGTCCAGTCCATCGAGCTCGCCCCCGGCCAGACGACGGACCTGCCGGACGGCCTCGGCAGCGTGAGCCTCGACTCCGTGCCGCGCTTCGTGTCGTTCGACGTGCACCACGACCCGACGCAGCGCTGGGTGCTGCTGTTCGCGATCCTCGTGCTCGGCGGCCTGCTCACCTCCCTCTTCGTGCCGCGCCGGCGCGTGTGGGTGAAGGCGGTGCCGCAGGCCGACGGATCCACCACCCTCGAGTACGCCGGGCTCGCCCGCGGCGAGGACCCCACGCTGGAGGCCGCGGTCGCGGCGCTGGCGGACAAGCACGTGGCCGGCCTCCCGCCTGCCGCGGTGTCAGATGCAGAAGTTAGGCTCCACTCGTGA
- the ccsB gene encoding c-type cytochrome biogenesis protein CcsB: MNTAMLDDVSLIALLVAMGLYAAAFIAFALDLARRSALVPDAATVAARQPSAVGATAARRGGTATLEREPGSSDRDRVASGPDAPVAAGRSLSLNVAMVLLVVGFIAHAVATVLRGLAASRVPWANMYEFAMTGTLLILSVYLIVLTRRDLRFLGTFVTGLILILLGIAVVQYRVEVAPLPPSLQSYWLVIHVFVAALGTGFFALAFALSGVQLLQFRRESLAADAQSMKMRFLATLPDSVTLESMAYRLNIVGFIFWTFTLMAGAVWAERAWGRYWGWDTKEVWTFIIWVLYAGYIHARATRGWRGSRSAWLAIIGFSAVMFNFGVVNVFFKGLHTYSGL; this comes from the coding sequence GTGAACACGGCCATGCTCGACGACGTCTCCCTCATCGCGCTCCTCGTCGCGATGGGCCTCTACGCGGCCGCGTTCATCGCGTTCGCCCTCGACCTCGCGCGGCGCTCCGCGCTCGTGCCGGACGCCGCCACCGTCGCGGCGCGCCAGCCGTCCGCGGTCGGCGCCACCGCCGCACGCCGCGGCGGCACCGCCACCCTCGAGAGGGAGCCCGGGTCCTCCGACCGCGACCGCGTCGCCAGCGGACCGGACGCGCCCGTCGCCGCCGGTCGGTCCCTGAGCCTCAACGTCGCCATGGTGCTGCTCGTCGTCGGGTTCATCGCCCACGCGGTCGCCACGGTGCTCCGCGGCCTCGCCGCCTCGCGCGTGCCGTGGGCCAACATGTACGAGTTCGCCATGACGGGCACGCTGCTCATCCTCAGCGTCTACCTCATCGTGCTCACGCGCCGCGACCTGCGCTTCCTCGGCACGTTCGTCACCGGTCTCATCCTCATCCTGCTGGGCATCGCGGTCGTCCAGTACCGCGTCGAGGTGGCGCCGCTGCCGCCGTCGCTGCAGTCGTACTGGCTCGTGATCCACGTCTTCGTCGCCGCCCTCGGCACCGGGTTCTTCGCCCTGGCCTTCGCGCTCTCGGGCGTGCAGCTGCTGCAGTTCCGTCGCGAATCGCTCGCGGCCGACGCGCAGTCGATGAAGATGCGCTTCCTCGCGACGCTGCCCGACTCCGTCACGCTCGAGTCGATGGCCTACCGCCTCAACATCGTCGGCTTCATCTTCTGGACGTTCACGCTCATGGCCGGCGCCGTCTGGGCCGAGCGCGCGTGGGGACGCTACTGGGGGTGGGACACCAAGGAGGTCTGGACCTTCATCATCTGGGTGCTCTACGCCGGGTACATCCACGCACGGGCCACGCGCGGCTGGCGCGGATCGCGCTCCGCGTGGCTGGCCATCATCGGGTTCTCCGCCGTCATGTTCAACTTCGGCGTGGTGAACGTGTTCTTCAAGGGCCTGCACACCTACAGCGGGCTGTAG
- a CDS encoding o-succinylbenzoate synthase translates to MLPALDDLLATARVVALPLRTRFRGLDVREAVLIEGPLGWTEFSPFVEYDDAEAAAWLAAAIDFGWTEPPAPLRDHVLVNATIPAVDAARVAEVLARFPGCRTAKVKVAERGTTLADDVARVAEVRRLLGPEGRVRIDANAAWNVDEAEHAIHALAEHDLEYAEQPCASVEELAELRGRIRHLGVPVAADESVRKADDPLRVARAGAADLLVIKAQPLGGIHRALRITRDAGLPVVVSSALDTSVGIAMAAHLAAAIPELPHDCGLGTVSLFVEDVVADPLVPVDGRIPVRRVSPDARLLDAHAADAERRDWWLDRIRRTHAVLARA, encoded by the coding sequence ATGCTCCCCGCCCTCGACGACCTCCTCGCCACCGCCCGCGTCGTCGCCCTCCCCCTCCGCACGCGCTTCCGCGGCCTCGACGTGCGCGAGGCGGTGCTGATCGAGGGCCCGCTGGGCTGGACGGAGTTCTCGCCGTTCGTCGAGTACGACGACGCCGAGGCCGCCGCCTGGCTCGCGGCCGCGATCGACTTCGGCTGGACGGAGCCGCCCGCGCCGCTCCGCGACCACGTGCTCGTGAACGCCACGATCCCGGCCGTCGACGCCGCCCGCGTCGCCGAGGTGCTGGCCCGGTTCCCCGGCTGCCGCACCGCGAAGGTCAAGGTCGCGGAGCGCGGCACGACGCTCGCGGACGACGTGGCGCGCGTCGCCGAGGTGCGCCGCCTGCTCGGGCCGGAGGGGCGCGTGCGCATCGACGCGAACGCGGCCTGGAACGTCGACGAGGCCGAGCACGCGATCCACGCCCTCGCCGAGCATGACCTCGAGTACGCGGAGCAGCCGTGCGCGTCGGTGGAGGAGCTCGCCGAGCTGCGCGGGCGGATCCGCCACCTGGGCGTGCCCGTCGCCGCCGACGAGAGCGTCCGCAAGGCCGACGACCCGCTGCGGGTCGCCCGGGCCGGCGCCGCCGACCTGCTCGTGATCAAGGCGCAGCCGCTCGGTGGGATCCACCGCGCGCTGCGGATCACGCGGGACGCCGGCCTGCCGGTGGTCGTCTCCAGCGCGCTCGACACGAGCGTCGGGATCGCGATGGCCGCGCACCTCGCGGCAGCGATCCCCGAGCTGCCGCACGACTGCGGCCTCGGCACGGTCTCGCTCTTCGTCGAGGACGTCGTCGCCGACCCGCTCGTGCCGGTCGACGGCCGGATCCCCGTGCGGCGCGTCTCGCCCGACGCGCGGCTCCTCGACGCCCACGCGGCCGACGCCGAGCGCCGCGACTGGTGGCTCGACCGGATCCGCCGCACGCACGCCGTGCTCGCCCGCGCCTGA
- a CDS encoding 1,4-dihydroxy-2-naphthoyl-CoA synthase, which translates to MVKQVSDILDPTRWRDVPLAEGFTDITYHHDLTGRIARIAFDRPEVRNAFRPRTVDELYQALDDARQDPRIGVVLLTGNGPSPKDGGWAFCSGGDQRIRGRDGYKYAEGETAEGVDPARAGRLHILEVQRLIRFMPKVVIAVVPGWAAGGGHSLHVVCDLTIASAEHGRFKQTDADVGSFDGGYGSAYFARQVGQKAAREVFFLAEEHSAQRMHEMGAVNRVVPHAELEATALEWAETILGKSPTAIRMLKYAFNAVDDGMVGQQVFAGEATRLAYGTDEAVEGRDSFLEKRAPDWSPFPWQF; encoded by the coding sequence ATGGTGAAGCAGGTCTCCGACATCCTCGATCCCACGCGCTGGCGCGACGTCCCCCTCGCGGAGGGCTTCACCGACATCACGTACCACCACGACCTCACGGGCCGCATCGCGCGCATCGCGTTCGACCGGCCCGAGGTGCGCAACGCCTTCCGCCCGCGCACGGTCGACGAGCTGTACCAGGCGCTCGACGACGCCCGGCAGGACCCGCGCATCGGCGTCGTGCTCCTCACCGGCAACGGCCCGAGCCCGAAGGACGGCGGCTGGGCGTTCTGCAGCGGCGGCGACCAGAGGATCCGCGGACGCGACGGCTACAAGTACGCGGAGGGCGAGACCGCCGAAGGCGTGGACCCGGCGCGCGCCGGACGCCTGCACATCCTCGAGGTGCAGCGCCTGATCCGCTTCATGCCCAAGGTCGTCATCGCGGTCGTCCCCGGCTGGGCGGCCGGCGGCGGGCACTCGCTGCACGTCGTGTGCGACCTCACGATCGCCTCCGCCGAGCACGGCCGTTTCAAGCAGACCGACGCGGACGTCGGCTCGTTCGACGGCGGGTACGGATCCGCGTACTTCGCCCGCCAGGTCGGGCAGAAGGCCGCGCGCGAGGTGTTCTTCCTCGCCGAGGAGCACAGCGCCCAGCGCATGCACGAGATGGGCGCCGTGAACCGCGTCGTGCCGCACGCCGAGCTCGAGGCGACCGCGCTGGAGTGGGCCGAGACGATCCTCGGGAAGTCGCCCACCGCGATCCGCATGCTCAAGTACGCCTTCAACGCGGTCGACGACGGCATGGTCGGCCAGCAGGTGTTCGCCGGGGAGGCCACGCGCCTCGCCTACGGCACCGACGAGGCCGTCGAGGGGCGCGACTCCTTCCTCGAGAAGCGCGCGCCCGACTGGTCGCCGTTCCCGTGGCAGTTCTGA
- a CDS encoding AMP-binding protein: MRRLERLTASGADVVPLLRAALAGDGPALLARPVDAPVAVGNPPPPAEVERRVALVVETSGTTSRPKRVALSSDALLASAAASQAALGAPGQWILALPTHYIAGLQVLVRSIAAGTAPAVLAPGRFDPRAFAQLATSLDARVARYTSLVPTQLHRLVEAAEGDTGDDARRVREAVRRLDAILVGGQAAPPHLVDRAAALGWRVVRTYGSSETAGGCVYDGVPVATAGVAVVDGQVELAGPMLAEGYLGDPAATDAAFGEHDGRRWYRTGDGGDLVDGVLRITGRLDDVVISGGEKLRLAAVEEAVRSMVAWEPRLGEAVAVPGEHAGWGQRPVVFAPGTVDPELAERVRRELAARLGRVAGSAVVRGIDALPTLPSGKPDRRALRALADADPAA; encoded by the coding sequence GTGAGGCGCCTCGAGCGGCTGACCGCGTCCGGCGCCGACGTGGTGCCGCTCCTCCGCGCGGCCCTCGCGGGCGACGGCCCGGCGCTGCTCGCGCGCCCCGTGGACGCGCCCGTGGCCGTCGGGAATCCGCCGCCGCCGGCCGAGGTCGAGCGCCGCGTCGCGCTCGTGGTCGAGACGAGCGGCACCACCTCCCGGCCCAAGCGCGTCGCGCTGTCGTCGGACGCGCTGCTGGCGAGCGCCGCCGCGTCGCAGGCGGCGCTCGGGGCCCCCGGGCAGTGGATCCTCGCGCTTCCCACCCACTACATCGCCGGCCTCCAGGTGCTCGTGCGCTCGATCGCGGCGGGCACCGCGCCCGCGGTCCTCGCGCCCGGGAGATTCGACCCGCGCGCGTTCGCGCAGCTGGCCACGTCGCTGGACGCGCGCGTCGCCCGCTACACGTCGCTCGTGCCGACGCAGCTGCACCGGCTCGTGGAGGCGGCCGAGGGCGACACCGGCGACGACGCCCGCCGCGTCCGCGAGGCCGTCCGGCGCCTCGACGCGATCCTCGTGGGCGGCCAGGCGGCCCCGCCGCACCTGGTCGACCGCGCCGCCGCGCTGGGGTGGCGGGTGGTGCGCACCTACGGATCGAGCGAGACCGCGGGCGGCTGCGTCTACGACGGCGTGCCGGTCGCGACGGCCGGGGTCGCGGTCGTCGACGGCCAGGTGGAGCTCGCCGGCCCGATGCTCGCGGAGGGCTACCTCGGGGATCCGGCCGCGACCGATGCGGCCTTCGGCGAGCACGACGGCCGCCGCTGGTACCGCACGGGCGACGGCGGCGACCTGGTCGACGGCGTGCTGCGGATCACCGGGCGGCTCGACGACGTGGTCATCTCCGGCGGCGAGAAGCTGCGGCTCGCCGCGGTGGAGGAGGCGGTGCGGTCGATGGTCGCGTGGGAGCCGCGTCTCGGCGAGGCCGTCGCGGTGCCCGGCGAGCACGCGGGCTGGGGGCAGCGGCCGGTCGTGTTCGCGCCCGGGACCGTGGATCCGGAGCTCGCCGAGCGCGTGCGCCGCGAGCTCGCCGCGCGCCTGGGCCGCGTTGCGGGATCCGCGGTCGTGCGGGGGATCGACGCCCTGCCGACGCTGCCGTCCGGCAAGCCCGACCGCCGGGCGCTGCGGGCGCTGGCCGACGCGGACCCGGCCGCCTGA
- a CDS encoding CsbD family protein codes for MSADDKAQNTGEKLAGKAEEAFGKLTGDDSKVAEGEAKQAGASAKQAGENVKDVFKK; via the coding sequence ATGAGTGCGGATGACAAGGCCCAGAACACCGGCGAGAAGCTCGCGGGGAAGGCCGAGGAGGCCTTCGGGAAGCTGACCGGCGACGACAGCAAGGTCGCCGAAGGCGAAGCGAAGCAGGCCGGGGCAAGCGCCAAGCAGGCCGGCGAGAACGTGAAGGACGTCTTCAAGAAGTAG
- a CDS encoding NUDIX hydrolase — MTSTPDPAGRPVVPVLDDDDDDLDELDVPDGDGPGDSGRRRSPDERPLRVAALALVRDRRVLMVRVEGQDVLYLPGGKIEPGEGARQALVREAAEEVGLDIDPATIEDLFTVLADAHGVHAGRLVSMTVYRAEPREGTRQEPVPSGEVAEVELVGSADADRCPPAGQAALERLVALRLID, encoded by the coding sequence GTGACATCGACCCCCGACCCCGCCGGACGACCGGTCGTCCCCGTCCTCGACGACGACGATGACGACCTGGACGAGCTGGACGTGCCCGACGGCGACGGTCCCGGGGACTCCGGCCGACGCCGCAGCCCGGACGAGCGCCCGCTCCGCGTCGCCGCGCTCGCCCTCGTCCGCGACCGCCGCGTGCTGATGGTGCGCGTGGAGGGACAAGACGTGCTCTACCTGCCGGGCGGGAAGATCGAGCCCGGCGAGGGCGCGCGGCAGGCGCTCGTGCGCGAGGCCGCCGAGGAAGTGGGGCTCGACATCGACCCTGCCACGATCGAGGACCTCTTCACCGTCCTGGCCGACGCCCACGGCGTGCATGCGGGGCGCCTCGTGAGCATGACCGTCTACCGCGCGGAGCCCCGGGAGGGCACGCGGCAGGAGCCCGTGCCGTCGGGGGAGGTGGCCGAGGTCGAGCTCGTCGGATCCGCGGACGCCGACCGCTGCCCGCCCGCCGGCCAAGCGGCGCTGGAGCGCCTCGTGGCGCTCCGGCTCATCGACTGA
- a CDS encoding GNAT family N-acetyltransferase has translation MDGDLPALDPVEVRGPVRTARLVLRPFTPDDVVAIESYAESPGARPHLAGSAADPARMLADRLDWTRLAGVGDRLALAIELPAQGQRWARVVGEVHLLLRDPGARQAELGVVLHEDVRGAGLAAEAADRILELAFAEAGVHRVACRFDAADATALGLAERLGMRREALLVHDRWAGGAWADTVVVALLDVEWAARKSLDGL, from the coding sequence GTGGACGGCGACCTGCCCGCGCTCGACCCGGTCGAGGTGCGCGGTCCCGTCCGCACCGCCCGGCTCGTCCTGCGGCCCTTCACGCCGGACGACGTGGTCGCGATCGAGTCGTACGCGGAGTCCCCCGGCGCCCGGCCGCACCTCGCCGGATCCGCGGCCGACCCCGCGCGCATGCTCGCCGACCGCCTGGACTGGACCCGCCTGGCTGGCGTCGGCGACCGGCTCGCCCTCGCGATCGAGCTGCCCGCCCAGGGCCAGCGGTGGGCGCGGGTGGTCGGCGAGGTGCACCTGCTGCTGCGGGACCCGGGTGCCCGGCAGGCCGAGCTCGGGGTGGTGCTGCACGAGGACGTGCGGGGAGCGGGGCTGGCGGCGGAGGCGGCCGACCGGATCCTCGAGCTCGCGTTCGCCGAGGCGGGCGTGCACCGCGTCGCGTGCCGGTTCGACGCGGCGGACGCGACCGCGCTGGGGCTGGCCGAGCGCCTCGGCATGCGACGCGAGGCGCTCCTCGTGCACGACCGATGGGCCGGAGGAGCCTGGGCCGATACCGTGGTCGTCGCCCTGCTCGACGTGGAGTGGGCGGCTCGCAAGAGCCTCGACGGACTGTAG
- a CDS encoding GNAT family N-acetyltransferase has protein sequence MRTERLVIRPYTADDLDDYADIQRRPDVVEYMFWPLRDREASKRHLAARRRQTRLEQSHDFLGLAVELPDEPSLNPRAGSGRVVGDVSLLLRNAASRQLEIGWVMNPDFAGRGYATEASRAMLDIAFQRAGAHRVLAQLDARNASSARMAERLGMRHEGLFREEHLVKGEWVDSLYYAVLADEWAATPPATS, from the coding sequence GTGCGCACCGAGCGCCTGGTGATCCGGCCGTACACGGCCGACGACCTCGACGACTACGCCGACATCCAGCGCCGGCCCGACGTGGTCGAGTACATGTTCTGGCCGCTCCGCGACCGCGAGGCGTCGAAGCGCCACCTCGCCGCCCGCCGCCGGCAGACGCGGCTCGAGCAGTCGCACGACTTCCTCGGCCTCGCCGTGGAGCTCCCCGACGAGCCGAGCCTGAACCCGCGCGCGGGATCCGGCCGCGTGGTCGGCGACGTGTCCCTCCTCCTCCGCAACGCGGCATCCCGCCAGCTCGAGATCGGCTGGGTCATGAACCCGGACTTCGCCGGCCGCGGCTACGCCACCGAGGCCAGCCGCGCCATGCTCGACATCGCCTTCCAGCGCGCGGGCGCCCACCGCGTCCTCGCGCAGCTCGACGCCCGCAACGCCTCGTCCGCGCGCATGGCCGAGCGCCTCGGCATGCGCCACGAGGGGCTCTTCCGCGAGGAGCACCTCGTGAAGGGCGAGTGGGTCGACAGCCTCTACTACGCGGTGCTGGCCGACGAGTGGGCGGCGACGCCGCCCGCCACCTCCTGA
- a CDS encoding glutamyl-tRNA reductase, with amino-acid sequence MLICLTASHHNASFEVLEKLSVAAPSVAGTLMAQNDFIAGAVVLATCNRFEAYLDVEEPLTAARALAVEATVDVVSGASGIGRDDVRGSVDVKCGDAVAEHLFAVSSGLESVVVGEGEIAGQVRRALEGARTGGTTSTGLERLFQTASNTSRGVKTRTGLQSAGRSMVRLALDLAESRIADWSATRVLLVGTGAYAGASLAALRDRGVVDVHVYSPSGRAQRFAGPHGIPAVEGRDLLKALAASDMVVTCSTAPAAVLAADHMQGAAAVSGDGRRRLVIDLGLPRNVDPDVVTVEGVELLDLETISLHAPLRDLTATDDAREIVSTAAAEFRAASAEDEVAPAVVALRTHIFDVLEGELERVRKRGDSSEATEKALRHLVSVLVHQPSVRARELARQGEGARVVDAVQALFGLDVEMPAAVSSPVAVALPRTAEAGQAS; translated from the coding sequence GTGCTCATATGTCTGACGGCGAGTCATCACAACGCCAGCTTCGAGGTCCTCGAGAAGCTGTCCGTGGCCGCACCCTCCGTCGCCGGCACGCTCATGGCGCAGAACGACTTCATCGCGGGCGCCGTCGTGCTCGCCACCTGCAACCGCTTCGAGGCCTACCTCGACGTGGAGGAGCCCCTCACTGCGGCCCGCGCCCTCGCCGTCGAGGCCACGGTCGACGTGGTCAGCGGCGCCAGCGGCATCGGCCGTGACGACGTCCGCGGCAGCGTCGACGTGAAGTGCGGCGACGCGGTCGCCGAGCACCTGTTCGCCGTCTCCTCCGGGCTCGAGTCGGTCGTCGTCGGCGAGGGAGAGATCGCGGGCCAGGTGCGCCGAGCCCTCGAGGGCGCGCGCACGGGCGGCACCACGAGCACCGGCCTCGAGCGCCTCTTCCAGACCGCGTCCAACACGTCCCGCGGCGTCAAGACCCGCACAGGACTGCAGAGCGCCGGCCGCTCCATGGTCCGGCTCGCGCTCGACCTCGCCGAGAGCCGCATCGCCGACTGGTCGGCCACGCGGGTCCTGCTCGTCGGCACGGGCGCCTACGCCGGTGCGAGCCTCGCTGCCCTCCGCGACCGCGGCGTCGTCGACGTGCACGTCTACTCCCCCTCGGGCCGCGCGCAGAGGTTCGCGGGCCCCCACGGGATCCCCGCCGTCGAGGGCCGCGACCTGCTGAAGGCGCTCGCCGCATCCGACATGGTCGTCACCTGCAGCACCGCGCCCGCCGCCGTGCTCGCCGCGGACCACATGCAGGGCGCCGCCGCGGTGTCGGGCGACGGCCGCCGCCGCCTGGTCATCGACCTGGGGCTCCCCCGCAACGTGGATCCGGACGTCGTCACCGTCGAGGGCGTCGAGCTGCTCGACCTCGAGACCATCAGCCTGCACGCGCCGTTGCGCGACCTGACCGCCACGGACGACGCGCGCGAGATCGTCAGCACCGCCGCCGCCGAGTTCCGCGCCGCGAGCGCCGAGGACGAGGTGGCCCCCGCGGTCGTCGCCCTGCGCACCCACATCTTCGACGTCCTCGAGGGCGAGCTGGAGCGCGTGCGCAAGCGCGGCGACTCCTCCGAGGCCACCGAGAAGGCGCTCCGGCACCTCGTCAGCGTCCTCGTGCACCAGCCCTCCGTCCGCGCGCGCGAGCTCGCGCGCCAGGGCGAGGGGGCCCGCGTGGTCGACGCCGTACAGGCGCTCTTCGGCCTCGACGTGGAGATGCCCGCCGCGGTGTCCTCCCCCGTCGCCGTCGCGCTGCCGCGCACGGCCGAGGCAGGCCAGGCGTCGTGA